The following are from one region of the Centropristis striata isolate RG_2023a ecotype Rhode Island chromosome 19, C.striata_1.0, whole genome shotgun sequence genome:
- the prlra gene encoding prolactin receptor a, with protein MKKVVEVILLLLLSTVHAKGKRFSPPGKPALTRCRSPEKETFTCWWEPGSDGGLPTTHALYYRKESSETVYECPDYHTAGENSCFFNKNDTSIWVNYNITVVATNALGSAFSDPVDIDVVYIVKPNPPEKLAVTVMEDKGWPFLRVSWEPPHKADTRSGWITLIYELRVKLEEEDDWEVHLAGQQKMFNVFSLRSGGTYLVEVRCKPDHGFWSEWSSTSYIKVPDYFHREKSVWILITIFAAFIFLILTWLLQINSQSLKDCILPPVPGPKIKGFDEHLLKNGKSDDVFIALGVSDFPPTTSSNYEDLLVEYLEVYVPEEQELMLEESKDLHDGCLKSESSTSDSDSGRGSCDSHTLLMDKCGEAKEEEEEERETVRESSRMRTEAQRCQKGWEEHGDMVSPDMSSGRVKTWPSVFSPLPQYSSSPQDQQRSLEMAKQHSLSTSSYLIQPGHSTREVLGPSYWDRQPHLLHPQTQVRQAHSDVNISNIASKQSSPGSLSPALRGTEYVEVQRVNEEDMVLLQPVVEGCGSMEGCPQIPQGEDYSKVKGVDSGNVLLLQREVMEGAVCREMNGGTGNCYMSSSVRSSLKLSACSHTAMPVQEEAALAVTGYVDTATMSRLPIC; from the exons ATGAAGAAAGTCGTGGAAGTCatcctgttgctgctgctctcCACAGTACATGCAAAGGGGAAAC gCTTCAGTCCACCAGGGAAACCTGCACTGACCAGATGTCGCTCTCcagaaaaagagacatttaCCTGCTGGTGGGAGCCAGGATCCGATGGGGGACTGCCCACTACACACGCATTGTACTATCGCAAAGAAAG CTCTGAGACAGTGTACGAGTGTCCCGACTACCACACAGCTGGAGAGAACTCCTGCTTCTTTAATAAGAACGACACGTCCATCTGGGTCAACTACAACATCACAGTGGTGGCCACCAACGCACTGGGCAGCGCCTTCTCCGACCCCGTGGATATAGACGTGGTCTACATCG tcAAGCCTAATCCTCCAGAGAAGCTAGCGGTGACTGTAATGGAGGACAAGGGCTGGCCCTTCCTCCGGGTCTCATGGGAGCCGCCACATAAAGCGGACACCCGCTCCGGTTGGATCACTCTCATATACGAGCTCCGTGTCAAgttggaggaggaagatgactGGGAG GTGCACCTTGCAGGCCAGCAGAAGATGTTTAACGTTTTCAGCCTTCGGTCAGGTGGCACATACCTTGTTGAGGTGCGCTGTAAGCCCGATCATGGCTTCTGGAGTGAATGGAGTTCCACTTCCTACATCAAAGTTCCTGACT ATTTCCATCGAGAGAAGTCAGTGTGGATCCTCATCACGATCTTTGCTGCCTTCATCTTCCTCATCCTTACATGGTTATTGCAAATTAACAGCCAAAG TCTGAAGGATTGTATTCTGCCACCTGTCCCTGGTCCTAAAATTAAAGGATTTGATGAGCATCTTCTCAAG AATGGCAAATCTGACGATGTCTTCATTGCACTGGGGGTGTCCGATTTCCCTCCAACAACATCATCTAACTACGAGGACCTGCTGGTGGAGTACTTGGAGGTGTACGTCCCTGAGGAGCAGGAGCTGATGCTGGAGGAAAGCAAGGATCTGCATGATGGGTGCCTCAAATCTGAGAGTTCTACGTCTGACAGTGACTCTGGTCGTGGCAGCTGTGACAGCCACACGCTGCTGATGGATAAGTGTGGGGAGgcgaaagaagaagaagaagaagaaagggaaaCTGTTCGGGAAAGCAGTCGAATGCGGACGGAGGCACAGAGGTGCCAGAAGGGCTGGGAGGAGCATGGAGACATGGTTAGCCCTGACATGTCTAGTGGGAGGGTAAAAACCTGGCCCTCTGTGTTTTCTCCACTGCCGCAGTACAGCTCAAGCCCGCAGGACCAACAGAGGTCACTTGAGATGGCCAAGCAGCATTCCCTCTCCACGTCCTCCTACCTCATCCAGCCGGGCCACAGCACCAGGGAGGTTCTGGGACCGAGCTACTGGGACAGACAGCCTCATCTGCTCCATCCCCAGACGCAGGTTCGCCAGGCCCACAGTGATGTCAACATCTCCAACATCGCCAGCAAACAGTCATCCCCTGGTTCACTGTCTCCTGCTCTCCGGGGCACGGAGTACGTTGAAGTCCAGAGGGTCAACGAGGAGGACATGGTGCTTCTCCAGCCCGTTGTCGAAGGCTGCGGCAGCATGGAAGGCTGCCCCCAGATCCCTCAAGGGGAGGACTACAGCAAGGTGAAGGGGGTGGACAGTGGCAACGTGCTGCTGCTCCAGAGAGAGGTGATGGAAGGAGCCGTGTGCCGGGAGATGAATGGAGGGACGGGGAACTGCTACATGTCGTCCTCAGTTAGATCTTCTCTGAAGCTTTCAGCATGCAGTCACACGGCCATGCCAGTACAGGAAGAAGCGGCCTTGGCAGTGACTGGTTATGTTGACACTGCCACCATGAGCAGACTGCCCATTTGTTAG